In the Nothobranchius furzeri strain GRZ-AD chromosome 15, NfurGRZ-RIMD1, whole genome shotgun sequence genome, one interval contains:
- the LOC139063292 gene encoding uncharacterized protein, translated as MDVTVVFTLLLIGSLTEAQLQQQPDPDSNSYLKPAGSHVEAGNPSEHQQTCTQDINAALREMSASLAGLKVEVKYLQKQNEAKTRELELQKQQDQAHEKELELQKRELDKLKQQDQAHEGELITIKASANITENQVEALRREGEVKQVAFSASLMDSGHGDIGPFNAQTPLVFRNVVTNIGNAYNPNTGFFIAPVRGVYHFVFHIHGHGHASHATGAVLFKNGERTFIAYEYQPSHFASTANSVTLLLEVGDVVFLRQWENTRIHDSHDHHTTFSGHLIFTM; from the exons ATGGATGTAACAGTGGTTTTTACACTGTTGTTAATCGGCTCTCTTACTGAGGctcagcttcaacaacaacctgATCCTGACTCAAATTCATATTTGAAGCCAGCAGGTTCACATGTAGAAGCAGGAAATCCCTCAGAGCACCAACAAACATGTACACAGGACATCAATGCTGCGCTGAGAGAGATGAGCGCCTCGCTGGCTGGACTGAAGGTGGAGGTGAAGTACTTACAGAAACAAAATGAAG CTAAAACACGAGAACTGGAGCTGCAGAAGCAACAGGACCAAG CACATGAAAAAGAACTGGAGTTACAAAAGAGAGAGCTGGACAAGTTGAAGCAACAGGACCAAG CTCATGAAGGAGAACTGATCACCATTAAAGCCTCCGCAAACATCACTGAAAACCAAGTGGAGGCTCTGAGGAGAGAAGGAGAAG TGAAACAAGTGGCTTTCTCAGCCTCTCTGATGGACTCAGGCCATGGAGATATTGGACCTTTTAATGCACAAACACCTCTGGTCTTCAGAAATGTTGTTACTAATATTGGAAATGCCTACAACCCAAATACAG GTTTTTTCATCGCACCTGTGAGAGGAGTCTATCACTTTGTGTTCCACATACATGGACATGGACATGCTTCACATGCTACAGGAGCTGTGTTGTTTAAGAATGGAGAAAGGACCTTCATTGCATACGAGTATCAGCCTTCCCATTTTGCTAGCACTGCCAACAGTGTCACACTGCTGTTGGAGGTTGGAGATGTTGTGTTTCTGCGTCAGTGGGAGAATACAAGGATTCATGACAGTCACGACCATCACACCACCTTCAGTGGTCACTTGATTTTCACCATGTGA